The Enterococcus sp. 7F3_DIV0205 genome has a window encoding:
- the citX gene encoding citrate lyase holo-[acyl-carrier protein] synthase — protein MSKFHLKGETITLIEMLNTREKRVEIQQELLQKHPTCTLLSATMNIPGPVKTNEQLRNAFLTVIKKLNTLFPPEQIVARKHRELKTGSEYYLVLDEIPEELKRKLIDVEETHDYGRLMDLDVVYLKGQILYSVSRTELNHQPRRCFICEEEAKICGRQRRHSVAEMQQTISQLIEKGKMK, from the coding sequence ATGTCTAAGTTCCATTTAAAAGGAGAAACAATTACTTTAATAGAAATGCTGAATACCCGAGAAAAACGAGTAGAAATTCAGCAGGAACTTTTACAAAAACATCCGACATGTACCTTATTAAGCGCTACGATGAATATTCCAGGACCTGTAAAAACGAATGAGCAGCTACGAAATGCCTTTTTAACTGTCATTAAAAAGCTCAATACCCTATTTCCTCCTGAACAAATAGTTGCTCGTAAACACCGCGAGTTGAAAACAGGTTCTGAATATTATCTAGTCCTTGATGAAATACCAGAAGAACTAAAAAGAAAACTAATTGATGTTGAAGAAACCCATGATTATGGACGCTTAATGGACTTAGATGTGGTTTATTTAAAAGGACAGATATTGTATTCAGTCAGTCGCACTGAATTAAATCACCAGCCTAGACGTTGCTTTATTTGTGAAGAAGAAGCCAAAATCTGCGGCAGACAAAGACGCCATAGCGTAGCAGAAATGCAACAAACAATCAGTCAACTCATTGAGAAAGGAAAGATGAAATGA
- the citF gene encoding citrate lyase subunit alpha, protein MKNNVGKEIPDNYAEQYGLFKGELANIDEYKEASRTINPVRPRDTKLLGSLREAIEKTGLKDGMTISFHHHFREGDFVMNMVLDEIAALGIKNLSIAPSSIANVHEPLIEHIKNGVVTNITSSGLRDKVGAAISEGIMENPVVIRSHGGRARAIAAGDIHIDVAFLGAPSSDAYGNVNGTKGKATCGSLGYAMIDAKYADQVVIITDSLMPYPNTPISIPQTDVDFVVEVDAIGDPNGIAKGATRFTKNPKELLIAEYAAKVITHSPYYKNGFSFQTGTGGAALAVSRFLKEAMVKDGITASFALGGITNAMVELLEEGLVEKIIDVQDFDHPSAVSLGKHDNHYEIDANMYASPLSKGSVINQLDTAILSALEIDTNFNVNVITGSDGVIRGASGGHSDTSAACKMSLVIAPLIRGRIPTIVEEVNTVVTPGSSIDVVVTEVGIAINPERQDLVEHFKALDVPQLTMKELQEKAYSIVDRPDAIEYGDKIVALIEYRDGSIIDVVRNV, encoded by the coding sequence ATGAAAAATAATGTAGGCAAAGAAATTCCAGATAATTATGCTGAACAATACGGTTTATTTAAAGGTGAGTTAGCGAATATTGATGAATATAAAGAAGCTAGCCGTACGATCAATCCTGTCAGACCAAGGGATACAAAATTATTAGGTAGTTTAAGAGAAGCTATCGAAAAAACAGGACTAAAAGACGGCATGACGATTTCTTTCCACCATCATTTTCGTGAAGGTGATTTTGTGATGAACATGGTGTTAGATGAGATTGCAGCATTAGGAATCAAAAATCTATCGATTGCCCCTAGCTCGATCGCAAATGTTCATGAACCGTTGATCGAACACATTAAAAATGGTGTGGTGACAAATATTACCTCTAGCGGATTACGTGATAAGGTCGGGGCAGCGATTTCTGAAGGAATCATGGAAAATCCAGTTGTGATCCGTTCTCATGGTGGACGTGCTAGAGCAATTGCTGCAGGAGATATCCATATTGATGTGGCTTTTCTTGGTGCGCCAAGTTCGGATGCTTATGGCAATGTGAACGGCACAAAAGGTAAAGCAACCTGCGGATCTTTAGGGTATGCGATGATCGATGCTAAGTATGCCGATCAAGTGGTGATCATTACAGACAGTTTGATGCCTTATCCAAACACCCCAATCAGTATTCCGCAAACAGATGTGGATTTTGTTGTAGAAGTTGATGCAATCGGTGACCCTAATGGCATTGCCAAGGGCGCAACCCGTTTTACTAAAAATCCGAAAGAACTATTGATTGCAGAATATGCAGCTAAGGTAATCACGCATTCGCCTTATTATAAAAATGGTTTTTCGTTCCAAACAGGAACTGGTGGTGCCGCTTTAGCCGTTTCAAGATTTTTAAAAGAAGCGATGGTCAAAGATGGTATTACAGCAAGTTTTGCCTTAGGTGGCATCACTAATGCCATGGTTGAACTATTAGAGGAAGGACTAGTTGAAAAAATTATTGATGTTCAAGATTTCGATCATCCATCCGCTGTTTCTTTAGGTAAACATGACAATCATTATGAAATCGATGCAAATATGTACGCATCTCCACTAAGCAAAGGTTCAGTGATCAATCAATTGGATACGGCGATTCTTTCTGCACTTGAAATTGATACGAATTTCAATGTGAATGTTATTACCGGTTCAGATGGCGTCATTCGTGGCGCATCCGGTGGACATTCTGATACCAGTGCGGCTTGTAAAATGAGCTTAGTGATTGCACCCTTGATCAGAGGGCGCATTCCGACAATTGTCGAAGAAGTTAATACAGTCGTAACACCTGGCAGCAGCATTGATGTCGTGGTGACAGAAGTTGGTATTGCAATCAATCCAGAACGTCAAGACTTAGTCGAACATTTTAAAGCACTGGATGTGCCGCAATTAACGATGAAAGAACTTCAAGAAAAAGCTTATAGTATCGTAGATAGACCAGATGCCATCGAATATGGCGATAAAATTGTTGCATTGATTGAATATCGCGATGGTTCAATTATCGATGTGGTCAGAAATGTCTAA
- a CDS encoding sodium ion-translocating decarboxylase subunit beta → METLIEGVVGMGQEPGRIVMMVIGGILMYLGIKKEYEPTLLVPMGLGTILVNFPNSGVLSAGGDAGPFQVLFDIGISTELFPLLLFIGIGAMIDFGPLLQNPFLLLFGAAAQFGIFFTIIAAVLLGFDLNDAASIGIIGAADGPTSIFVANTLNSKYMGAIMVAAYSYMALVPIIQPVAIKAVTTKKERKIRMTYRAGEVSQTAKILFPIVITVVAGLVAPVSLPLVGFLMFGNLLRECGVLDRLSVTAQNELVNIISIVLGLAISVKMQYEEFLQIDTLMVIGLGLVAFVMDSVGGVLFAKLLNLFRKEKINPMIGAAGISAFPMSSRVIQKMATDEDPQNFILMHAAGANVSGQIASVIAGGLLLALLA, encoded by the coding sequence GTGGAAACATTAATTGAAGGTGTAGTAGGAATGGGGCAGGAGCCGGGACGTATTGTAATGATGGTCATCGGAGGCATCCTGATGTACTTGGGAATCAAAAAAGAGTATGAACCTACCTTACTTGTACCAATGGGATTAGGGACGATTTTAGTCAATTTTCCTAATTCTGGTGTACTAAGTGCTGGCGGAGATGCTGGTCCGTTTCAAGTGTTGTTTGATATAGGAATTTCGACTGAGTTATTTCCGCTGTTACTATTTATCGGAATTGGCGCTATGATCGATTTTGGGCCATTATTACAAAATCCATTTTTATTGTTATTCGGTGCCGCTGCGCAATTTGGGATTTTCTTTACGATTATTGCGGCCGTTTTATTAGGTTTTGATTTAAATGATGCAGCTTCTATTGGCATTATCGGAGCAGCGGATGGTCCAACATCAATCTTTGTTGCCAACACGTTAAATTCGAAATATATGGGTGCGATTATGGTGGCAGCTTATTCTTATATGGCCTTGGTCCCGATTATTCAACCAGTGGCGATCAAAGCCGTTACAACGAAAAAAGAACGTAAAATCCGCATGACTTACCGTGCTGGTGAAGTATCACAAACAGCGAAAATTTTATTCCCAATCGTAATTACGGTTGTCGCAGGATTGGTAGCACCAGTTTCTCTTCCACTCGTTGGGTTTTTAATGTTTGGGAATTTACTGCGTGAGTGTGGTGTCTTAGATCGTTTATCTGTGACAGCGCAAAATGAGCTAGTAAACATCATCAGTATTGTACTAGGATTGGCAATTTCAGTAAAAATGCAATACGAAGAATTTCTACAAATTGATACGTTAATGGTTATTGGTTTGGGGTTAGTTGCCTTTGTAATGGATTCAGTTGGTGGTGTCTTGTTTGCCAAATTATTGAATCTATTTAGAAAAGAAAAAATCAATCCGATGATTGGTGCAGCAGGAATTTCAGCATTCCCAATGTCTAGTCGAGTGATTCAAAAAATGGCAACAGACGAAGATCCACAGAACTTTATTTTAATGCATGCAGCAGGTGCAAATGTATCTGGACAGATTGCTTCAGTTATTGCGGGCGGCTTATTATTAGCCTTGCTTGCGTAG
- the citD gene encoding citrate lyase acyl carrier protein, translated as MEIKQNASAGTTESSDILITLAQNDAKGIQIDLDSSVEKQFGRQIRAKIQETLEKLAVTNVKVSAVDKGALDCTIEARTIAAVYRAAGEENIDWQVIQSWNA; from the coding sequence TTGGAAATTAAGCAAAACGCATCCGCTGGTACAACGGAATCAAGCGATATTTTGATCACGCTCGCTCAAAATGACGCAAAGGGGATTCAAATCGATTTAGATAGTAGTGTTGAAAAACAATTTGGTCGTCAGATTCGAGCTAAAATACAAGAAACCTTAGAAAAGTTAGCGGTAACGAATGTGAAAGTCAGTGCAGTAGATAAAGGAGCATTAGATTGTACGATCGAAGCACGCACGATTGCAGCAGTTTATCGTGCGGCTGGTGAAGAAAACATTGATTGGCAGGTGATTCAGTCATGGAACGCTTAA
- the acnA gene encoding aconitate hydratase AcnA yields MKNQKYQYYSLASLETEQHQFVSTLPFSIRVLLESLLRQENGIGITREHIENLANWSSTQANKGEVPFKPARVILQDFTGVPAVVDLASLRKTIADFGGDPTKINPEVPVDLVVDHSVQVDVAGVKQALQLNMKMEFQRNQERYRFLSWAQKVFDNYRVVPPATGIVHQVNIEYLATVVTQKQLEDDTILLYPDTLVGTDSHTTMVNALGVLGWGVGGIEAEASMLGEPSYFPIPEVVGVRLVNELSQGATATDLALKVTQVLREQKVVGKFVEFFGSGFISLSLADRATVANMAPEYGATCGFFPVDDETIRYLKLTGRKEQTVAVAERYLKENQLFYDPVNDPEPHYTNVIEIDLSKIEANLAGPKRPQDLVPLSEMKTVFEQAVKAPAGLQGFGLSEKQQTESVTLDLEGVQHQLKPGAVAIAAITSCTNTSNPFVMLSAGLVAKKAALLGLNVPNYVKTSLAPGSKVVTAYLEKAGLLPYLEQLGFHLVGYGCTTCIGNSGALKPEVEEVIKESDLLMAGVLSGNRNFEGRIHPLVKANYLASPPLVVLYALAGTVDIDVFKEPIGIGENGIPIYFNDLWPSRDEIQALIDECVTPELYQQEYERVFSDNEEWNRIETNDEALYGWEEESTYIANPPYFTGMSKERTARKPLRQLAVLAKFGDSITTDHISPAGSIQKNSPAGQYLVDRGVPIREFNSYGARRGHHEVMMRGTLANIRIRNQLVPDIEGGYTIFTPTQEKMAIYDAAMNYQKQGTKLVILAGDDYGMGSSRDWAAKGVQLLGVEAVIAKSYERIHRSNLVMMGVLPLQFKPGEDADSLGLTGTELLDIDIDETKGILDTVTVTASKPNGESIKFDTILRFDSAVDITYYQHGGILPMVIRKKLQS; encoded by the coding sequence ATGAAGAATCAGAAGTATCAGTACTATTCACTTGCTTCATTAGAGACTGAACAACATCAGTTTGTCTCAACATTGCCGTTTAGTATTCGAGTACTATTGGAATCTTTATTACGTCAGGAAAATGGTATTGGGATTACCCGAGAGCATATTGAAAATTTAGCTAATTGGTCATCGACACAGGCGAATAAAGGGGAAGTTCCTTTTAAACCAGCCCGAGTGATCTTACAAGATTTTACAGGTGTTCCAGCTGTGGTTGATCTAGCCTCTTTGCGAAAAACAATTGCTGATTTTGGTGGTGATCCGACTAAAATCAATCCAGAAGTTCCTGTTGATCTGGTGGTCGATCATTCTGTCCAAGTCGATGTTGCTGGAGTAAAACAAGCTCTTCAATTAAATATGAAAATGGAATTTCAACGAAATCAAGAGCGTTACCGTTTTTTAAGTTGGGCGCAAAAAGTCTTTGATAATTATCGTGTGGTTCCTCCTGCAACAGGAATCGTCCATCAAGTGAACATTGAATATTTAGCGACTGTCGTAACACAAAAACAACTAGAAGATGATACGATCCTTCTTTATCCAGATACCTTAGTTGGAACGGATTCACATACGACTATGGTCAATGCATTAGGCGTTTTAGGTTGGGGAGTTGGTGGAATCGAAGCAGAAGCAAGTATGCTTGGCGAGCCATCTTATTTTCCAATTCCAGAAGTCGTGGGTGTTCGTTTAGTCAATGAATTATCTCAAGGAGCCACAGCCACAGATTTAGCTTTAAAAGTTACGCAGGTATTGAGAGAACAAAAAGTTGTAGGAAAATTTGTTGAATTTTTTGGTTCTGGATTCATTAGTTTAAGTTTGGCTGATAGAGCAACGGTTGCCAATATGGCGCCTGAATATGGTGCTACATGCGGATTTTTCCCTGTCGATGATGAAACGATCCGTTACTTGAAATTAACAGGAAGAAAAGAGCAGACAGTAGCAGTTGCTGAGCGCTATTTAAAAGAAAACCAATTATTCTATGATCCAGTAAATGATCCAGAACCTCATTATACAAACGTGATCGAAATCGATTTAAGTAAAATCGAAGCGAACTTAGCAGGACCAAAACGACCACAAGATCTAGTTCCCTTATCAGAAATGAAAACAGTTTTTGAACAAGCGGTGAAAGCTCCAGCTGGTCTACAAGGTTTTGGACTTTCAGAGAAACAACAGACAGAAAGCGTTACATTAGATTTAGAAGGGGTGCAACATCAATTAAAACCAGGAGCAGTAGCCATTGCAGCAATCACTTCATGTACGAATACGTCGAATCCATTTGTGATGTTAAGTGCAGGATTGGTAGCTAAAAAAGCTGCACTACTTGGTTTAAATGTACCTAATTATGTAAAAACGTCGTTAGCGCCAGGGTCAAAAGTTGTTACAGCCTATTTAGAAAAAGCGGGGTTACTACCCTACTTAGAACAATTAGGCTTCCATCTTGTCGGTTATGGGTGTACAACGTGTATTGGTAATTCTGGAGCATTGAAACCAGAAGTAGAAGAAGTGATCAAAGAAAGTGATTTGCTAATGGCAGGTGTTCTTAGTGGAAATCGAAACTTTGAAGGGCGTATTCATCCTTTAGTCAAAGCGAATTATTTAGCTTCACCGCCATTAGTTGTTTTATATGCACTAGCTGGAACGGTCGATATTGATGTATTTAAAGAGCCGATTGGGATCGGAGAAAATGGTATTCCAATTTACTTTAATGATTTATGGCCTTCTAGAGATGAAATTCAAGCATTGATCGATGAATGTGTTACACCAGAACTTTACCAACAAGAATACGAGCGAGTATTTAGTGATAATGAAGAATGGAATCGCATTGAAACAAACGATGAAGCATTATACGGTTGGGAAGAAGAATCAACGTATATTGCTAATCCACCTTACTTTACAGGAATGAGCAAAGAAAGAACCGCAAGAAAACCATTAAGGCAATTAGCCGTATTGGCTAAATTCGGTGATTCAATTACAACGGATCATATTTCGCCAGCTGGAAGTATCCAAAAAAATAGTCCGGCAGGGCAGTATTTAGTTGATCGGGGAGTGCCAATTCGTGAATTCAACTCTTATGGGGCCAGACGTGGTCACCATGAAGTGATGATGAGAGGAACGTTGGCTAATATTCGGATTCGCAATCAACTTGTTCCAGACATTGAGGGTGGTTATACCATTTTTACACCAACACAAGAAAAAATGGCCATCTATGATGCTGCGATGAATTACCAGAAACAAGGAACGAAGCTAGTCATTTTAGCAGGGGATGATTATGGGATGGGTTCGTCAAGAGACTGGGCCGCTAAAGGAGTACAGTTACTTGGTGTAGAAGCCGTGATCGCCAAAAGTTATGAACGAATCCATCGCTCAAACTTAGTGATGATGGGTGTCTTACCTTTACAATTCAAACCAGGTGAAGATGCTGATAGCTTAGGTTTAACAGGAACTGAGTTATTGGATATTGATATCGATGAGACAAAAGGAATTTTAGATACTGTAACGGTCACTGCAAGTAAACCAAATGGAGAATCAATCAAATTCGACACGATTCTTCGTTTTGATTCAGCAGTTGATATCACCTATTACCAACATGGCGGGATTTTACCAATGGTGATTCGTAAAAAGCTTCAAAGTTAG
- a CDS encoding OadG-related small transporter subunit, whose translation MSADLLKSLELLVFGWGGVFVVIFVIYFASFMLNKLFPPKS comes from the coding sequence ATGTCAGCTGATTTATTAAAATCATTAGAGCTATTGGTTTTTGGTTGGGGTGGCGTGTTTGTTGTCATTTTCGTGATTTACTTTGCGTCGTTTATGTTAAATAAATTATTCCCACCGAAAAGCTAG
- a CDS encoding acetyl-CoA carboxylase biotin carboxyl carrier protein subunit — translation MLRKFKISIDGKEYLVEMEEIGGVPQAPIAAPVAPVVPVAEAVPTPTQADTTAPIASTPAGSDAMPSPMPGTILKILVNVGDTVQENQPLMILEAMKMENEIVAGKAGTVTGIHVQQGDMVNPGEPLVTIG, via the coding sequence ATGTTACGTAAGTTCAAAATCTCAATTGATGGAAAAGAGTATTTAGTAGAAATGGAAGAAATTGGTGGCGTGCCACAAGCACCAATCGCAGCACCAGTCGCACCAGTAGTTCCTGTGGCAGAAGCGGTACCAACGCCTACACAAGCGGATACAACAGCTCCTATAGCGAGCACGCCGGCTGGAAGTGATGCAATGCCATCACCTATGCCTGGAACAATCTTGAAGATTTTAGTAAATGTTGGAGACACGGTTCAGGAAAATCAACCATTAATGATTCTTGAAGCCATGAAAATGGAAAATGAAATTGTAGCTGGTAAAGCAGGTACGGTCACAGGGATTCATGTTCAACAAGGTGATATGGTCAATCCAGGAGAACCATTAGTTACAATCGGTTAA
- the citE gene encoding citrate (pro-3S)-lyase subunit beta: protein MERLRRTMMFVPGANASMLRDATLYGADSLMFDLEDAVSLKEKDSARLLVYHALRTFDYSMVETVVRINGLDTVGRQDVEAMVLAGVDVIRLPKTETAQDIVDVAAVITEMETKYGISVGTTKMMAAIESAEGVLNAREIAQASDRLIGIALGAEDYVTNMKTHRYPDGQELFFARSFILHSARAAGIAAIDTVYSNVENTEGFLAEVELIKQLGFDGKSVINPRQIPLVNSVYEPTEKEIQNAKEVIWGIREAEAKGSGVISVNGKMVDKPIVERAERVIALAIAAKLISEEEV from the coding sequence ATGGAACGCTTAAGACGAACAATGATGTTTGTACCAGGAGCAAATGCTTCAATGCTAAGAGATGCAACCTTATACGGCGCTGACTCGCTGATGTTTGACTTAGAAGATGCTGTTTCTTTAAAAGAAAAAGATAGTGCTCGTTTACTCGTTTATCATGCCTTACGGACCTTTGATTACTCAATGGTTGAAACGGTGGTTCGGATCAATGGTTTGGATACAGTGGGACGTCAGGATGTTGAAGCGATGGTTTTAGCAGGTGTAGATGTGATTCGTCTACCGAAAACGGAAACAGCTCAAGATATTGTCGATGTAGCAGCCGTGATCACTGAAATGGAAACAAAATACGGCATCAGTGTTGGGACAACTAAAATGATGGCAGCAATCGAATCTGCCGAAGGTGTTTTGAATGCTCGAGAAATTGCTCAGGCAAGTGATCGGTTGATTGGAATCGCTCTTGGTGCAGAAGACTATGTAACAAATATGAAAACACATCGCTATCCAGATGGACAAGAATTGTTTTTTGCCCGCAGTTTTATCTTACATTCAGCTAGAGCGGCTGGAATTGCGGCCATTGATACGGTGTACTCAAATGTAGAGAATACAGAAGGTTTCTTAGCAGAAGTCGAGCTAATCAAACAACTAGGATTTGACGGTAAATCAGTGATCAATCCACGTCAAATTCCTTTAGTAAATAGTGTATATGAGCCGACTGAAAAAGAAATCCAAAATGCAAAAGAAGTGATCTGGGGTATTCGTGAAGCCGAAGCGAAAGGCTCAGGTGTGATTTCAGTCAATGGTAAAATGGTGGATAAACCGATCGTTGAACGAGCAGAACGAGTGATTGCTCTGGCGATTGCAGCAAAATTAATTTCTGAGGAGGAAGTCTAA
- the citC gene encoding [citrate (pro-3S)-lyase] ligase, giving the protein MNIRRIWLDRDLAGKQQWSDFLINADLIPDDQLDYTIGIYDQEKLIGTGSIFRNILKCIAIDSSYQNENLLSQIVQALRERLQEIGYQHYFLYTKPKTSKLFRSLGFTEIAATAELVFMEQGFPDFEDYLAELKKHQQMTKQNAAIVMNANPFTNGHLYLVTEAAKCAQTVYLFVLSEERSLFDAKTRFKLVKEGVKHLSNVVVLPTREYMVSSATFPSYFLKNQAKENIAKVQAELDATLFKEKIAPVLNITKRFVGEEPLSPVTSIYNQAMENVFSSALNLIILPRKKVDDEVISASRVRALMKEQAYEEIKSLVPNSTFKEIMNQKKE; this is encoded by the coding sequence ATGAACATCAGAAGAATTTGGCTTGATCGAGATTTGGCAGGAAAACAGCAGTGGTCAGATTTTTTGATTAACGCCGACCTTATACCAGATGACCAGTTAGACTATACGATTGGTATCTATGATCAGGAAAAACTGATTGGAACAGGATCGATTTTTAGGAACATTTTAAAATGTATTGCCATTGATTCTTCCTATCAAAATGAAAATCTGCTTTCTCAAATTGTTCAAGCTTTACGAGAAAGATTACAGGAAATAGGATATCAGCATTATTTCTTATATACAAAACCAAAAACTAGTAAGTTGTTTCGCTCTTTAGGTTTTACTGAAATTGCGGCAACAGCTGAACTGGTTTTTATGGAGCAGGGCTTTCCTGATTTTGAAGACTATTTAGCGGAACTTAAAAAGCATCAGCAAATGACAAAACAAAATGCAGCAATTGTAATGAATGCTAATCCATTTACAAATGGTCATTTATATTTAGTGACAGAAGCGGCAAAATGTGCGCAGACTGTTTATCTCTTTGTTTTGTCTGAGGAACGCTCCTTATTTGATGCAAAGACGCGTTTTAAACTGGTGAAAGAAGGCGTCAAGCACTTATCGAATGTTGTCGTTTTACCAACAAGAGAATATATGGTTTCAAGTGCAACATTTCCTTCCTATTTTCTAAAAAATCAAGCAAAGGAAAATATTGCGAAAGTCCAAGCAGAACTAGATGCAACTTTATTTAAAGAGAAAATTGCACCCGTTTTAAATATCACGAAAAGATTCGTCGGGGAAGAGCCGTTGTCACCTGTGACAAGCATCTATAATCAAGCAATGGAAAATGTGTTTTCTTCTGCATTGAACCTGATTATTTTACCTAGAAAAAAAGTGGATGATGAAGTAATTAGTGCTTCAAGAGTCCGAGCTTTAATGAAAGAACAAGCCTATGAAGAAATAAAATCGCTTGTTCCTAATAGTACATTCAAAGAAATCATGAACCAAAAAAAAGAATAA
- a CDS encoding oxaloacetate decarboxylase subunit alpha — translation MTKEILFTETVLRDGQQSQIATRMPTSDMLPIIQTLDEAGYHALEMWGGATFDACIRFLNEDPWERLRAIRKAVKHTKLQMLLRGQNLLGYKNYADDVVEAFVQKSIENGIDIIRVFDALNDTRNLQTSIEATKKFGGHCQPAISYTTSDFHTIDYFVGLTAELEKMGADSICIKDMAGILTPDDAYRLVTEIKNKIQVPLEVHTHATSGISEMTYLKAIEAGADIIDTAISSFSGGTSQPATESMALALENLGYNTHLDMKKVAEAADYFNPIRDKFREEGVLNPKVKDTEPKTLIYKVPGGMLSNLLSQLTEQGLADKYEEVLREVPKVRADLGYPPLVTPLSQMVGTQAVMNVISGERYKMIPKEIKDYVKGLYGKPPVEISKEMTKLIIGEEEVITVRPADLLSPELQEYKKEIEEYAKSTEDVLMYALFPQQGKDFLGRREDRFYDVPVQEVKVILDI, via the coding sequence ATGACAAAGGAAATCCTTTTTACAGAAACGGTCTTACGAGACGGACAACAAAGCCAAATCGCTACACGAATGCCAACAAGTGATATGCTGCCAATCATTCAAACATTAGATGAAGCAGGCTATCACGCCTTAGAAATGTGGGGCGGAGCAACGTTTGATGCTTGTATTCGCTTCTTAAATGAAGACCCTTGGGAGCGTTTAAGAGCGATTCGAAAAGCAGTTAAACATACAAAATTGCAAATGCTTTTAAGAGGTCAAAATTTACTTGGTTATAAAAACTATGCCGATGATGTCGTAGAAGCTTTCGTGCAAAAATCAATTGAAAACGGAATCGATATTATCCGTGTTTTTGATGCGTTAAATGACACAAGAAATTTACAAACTTCAATTGAAGCAACAAAAAAATTTGGCGGACATTGTCAGCCGGCGATTTCTTACACGACTAGTGATTTCCATACGATTGATTACTTTGTCGGATTGACGGCAGAATTAGAAAAAATGGGTGCGGATTCTATCTGTATTAAAGATATGGCAGGAATTCTAACACCAGATGATGCGTACCGTTTAGTCACAGAAATCAAAAACAAAATTCAAGTACCGTTAGAAGTTCATACGCATGCCACAAGCGGTATTTCCGAGATGACTTATTTGAAAGCTATCGAAGCAGGCGCGGATATTATTGATACAGCGATTTCTTCATTTTCTGGTGGAACGAGTCAACCAGCCACAGAATCAATGGCGTTAGCATTAGAGAATTTAGGCTACAATACACATTTAGATATGAAGAAAGTAGCAGAAGCCGCCGACTATTTTAATCCGATCCGTGATAAATTTAGAGAAGAAGGCGTATTGAATCCTAAAGTAAAAGACACAGAACCGAAAACGTTGATTTATAAAGTTCCTGGCGGAATGTTGTCGAATTTGTTAAGCCAATTGACAGAGCAAGGTCTAGCAGATAAATACGAAGAAGTCCTAAGAGAAGTACCCAAAGTTCGTGCAGATCTAGGCTATCCGCCACTTGTAACACCACTATCTCAAATGGTAGGAACCCAAGCAGTAATGAATGTAATCAGCGGCGAACGCTATAAAATGATTCCAAAAGAAATCAAAGATTATGTTAAAGGACTGTACGGCAAACCACCCGTTGAAATTTCAAAAGAGATGACGAAATTGATCATCGGTGAAGAAGAAGTAATCACCGTTAGACCAGCGGATTTATTAAGTCCTGAACTTCAAGAATACAAAAAAGAAATTGAAGAATACGCAAAATCAACAGAAGATGTGTTGATGTATGCATTGTTCCCACAACAAGGAAAAGATTTTTTAGGAAGAAGAGAAGATCGGTTTTATGATGTTCCAGTCCAAGAAGTAAAGGTTATATTAGACATATAA